A portion of the Chromobacterium sp. IIBBL 290-4 genome contains these proteins:
- a CDS encoding prepilin-type N-terminal cleavage/methylation domain-containing protein: MRAPRGMSLLELLVGMTVGLLILLAVSSLLAGLLGNQARDRRQAQLGAMVDASLSLMAMEIRRAGYWQGFDDPAKNPYGRIYIEQNGRCLRYGYDTPPAQKAGTPRFFAFRLKEPAAQGKIQRLSSATDDPASWSCAAPDNRWDDLSKPDIGVVKTLAFSPDASGKAILLQVEAHTPAGPDQATLDIHTSIALRNHPALVKK; this comes from the coding sequence ATGAGAGCGCCACGCGGCATGAGCTTGCTGGAACTGCTGGTGGGCATGACGGTGGGGCTGCTGATCCTGCTGGCCGTCTCCAGCCTGCTGGCCGGGCTGCTGGGCAATCAGGCGCGCGACCGCCGCCAGGCGCAGCTGGGCGCAATGGTGGACGCCTCGCTGTCGCTGATGGCGATGGAGATACGCCGCGCCGGCTACTGGCAAGGCTTTGACGATCCGGCCAAGAACCCTTACGGCCGCATTTATATCGAACAGAACGGCCGCTGCCTGCGCTACGGCTACGACACGCCGCCGGCGCAAAAAGCCGGCACGCCGCGCTTCTTCGCTTTCCGGCTGAAAGAACCCGCCGCGCAAGGCAAGATCCAGAGGCTGTCCTCCGCCACCGACGATCCCGCCAGCTGGAGCTGCGCCGCGCCGGACAATCGCTGGGACGACTTGAGCAAGCCCGACATCGGCGTGGTCAAAACTCTGGCGTTCAGCCCCGATGCCTCCGGCAAGGCCATCTTGCTGCAAGTGGAGGCGCACACGCCGGCGGGACCGGATCAGGCGACGCTGGACATCCACACCAGCATCGCCCTGCGCAACCATCCGGCGCTGGTGAAGAAATGA
- a CDS encoding GspH/FimT family pseudopilin, whose protein sequence is MKRGQAGLSLIELMMVIALAILFLSLALPAMGRWIARQQQQGALDDISHSLALARKTAVTRQKRVWVEFSRQTAGWLLRVSEARDGKGCDANLDLRCIGSEQHSGVEVALPDRALPYKLAFSPLRGMPQDEHGSLLNELRVQVSRPPCQPAELRLLATGVVSIGSSVCP, encoded by the coding sequence ATGAAGCGCGGCCAGGCCGGACTTTCGCTGATCGAGCTGATGATGGTGATCGCGCTCGCCATCTTGTTTCTTTCCCTCGCCCTGCCGGCGATGGGGCGCTGGATCGCCCGCCAGCAGCAACAAGGGGCGCTGGACGACATCAGCCACAGCCTGGCGCTGGCGCGCAAAACCGCCGTCACTCGCCAAAAGCGGGTGTGGGTGGAATTCAGCCGGCAGACCGCCGGCTGGCTGTTGCGAGTCTCGGAAGCGCGGGACGGCAAAGGCTGCGACGCCAATCTGGATTTGCGCTGCATCGGCTCGGAGCAGCATTCCGGCGTGGAGGTGGCCCTGCCAGACCGCGCCCTGCCTTACAAGCTGGCGTTTTCGCCGCTGCGCGGCATGCCCCAGGATGAGCACGGCAGCCTGCTGAACGAGCTGCGAGTGCAGGTCAGCCGGCCGCCTTGCCAACCCGCCGAGTTGCGCCTGCTCGCCACCGGCGTGGTCAGCATAGGAAGCAGCGTATGCCCATGA
- a CDS encoding type IV pilin protein — protein sequence MIRFARFSCCREGGFSLIELIIVMAVIGLLLGLAIPGYQHYMQRSRRSDALEALYRLQQAQLRYRGFHPGYAKDLAELTPKFDAASRQGYYRLSTGVDGDERSSYFVEADVQAGGMQAGDSECQRIRLSQRQHTVNLSPTACWGKR from the coding sequence ATGATCCGCTTCGCCCGTTTTTCTTGCTGCCGGGAAGGCGGTTTCTCGCTGATCGAGCTGATCATCGTCATGGCGGTGATCGGCTTGCTGCTGGGCCTGGCCATACCGGGCTATCAACACTATATGCAGCGCAGCCGCCGCAGCGACGCGCTGGAAGCCTTGTACCGCCTGCAACAGGCGCAGCTGCGTTATCGCGGCTTCCACCCCGGCTACGCCAAGGATCTGGCCGAGCTGACGCCCAAATTCGACGCCGCCAGCCGGCAAGGCTATTACCGGCTGTCCACCGGCGTCGACGGCGACGAGCGCTCCAGCTATTTTGTCGAGGCCGATGTCCAGGCCGGCGGCATGCAGGCAGGCGATAGCGAATGCCAGCGCATCCGCCTGAGCCAAAGGCAGCACACTGTCAATCTCAGCCCGACCGCCTGCTGGGGAAAGCGATGA
- a CDS encoding SirB2 family protein, which translates to MYPYLIVKHAHMGFALLSVLLFAARGALVLGGRGHLLRNKALRILPHLIDTLLLGCAIALVVMGGWPILHSPWLLVKVAGLFAYVALGSIALRGATARGRLLAFIAALAVVAYIALVAVAKSPLPLL; encoded by the coding sequence ATGTACCCCTATCTGATCGTCAAACACGCCCATATGGGCTTCGCCCTGCTGTCCGTGCTTTTATTCGCCGCCCGCGGCGCGCTGGTGCTGGGCGGCCGCGGCCATCTGCTGCGAAACAAGGCGCTGCGCATCCTGCCGCATCTGATCGATACCCTGTTGCTGGGCTGCGCCATCGCCCTGGTGGTGATGGGCGGCTGGCCTATCCTGCACAGTCCCTGGCTGCTGGTGAAGGTGGCGGGCTTGTTCGCCTATGTCGCGCTCGGCAGCATCGCGCTGCGCGGCGCCACCGCGCGGGGCCGTCTGCTCGCCTTTATCGCCGCGCTGGCGGTGGTGGCCTATATCGCGCTGGTCGCCGTCGCCAAGAGTCCGCTTCCCCTGCTCTGA
- the recC gene encoding exodeoxyribonuclease V subunit gamma — MLFLYQSNRLEQLGELFCGMTQSMPLADPFAAETVIVQSRDMGRWITLDVARKAGVAANIDFVLPAAFAWRLMQKVMPDLPRKSAFVPEVLTWRLLALLPGLEGEPFGPVLHYLEGGEGAAFELAGKIADIFDQYLVFRPEWIRAWEAGELLGLGEDEAWQAALWRRLAASDPSRHRVRMLDQFFAELKTEHLPPRVTLFGIASLAPMYLALVKRLSELTDVCLFTLNPCEAYWGDIVDARRLLKLRQSGDLFATQGHPLLASLGKQGRDFFELIAEDAELDARPLFAAPKGGSLLSRLQRDILELNDPAQLPRPVDAGDDSVEAHACHGPMRELEVLKDRLLSMFAADPKLSPADVAVLTPDINAYAPYIDAVFGRRDDAPNIPYSIADRRIEREQPLLSTFAAALKLADSRFAADAVLALLDCPALLARFGLADADLAFIQDWVRQAGIRWGRDAAHKAALGLPAEPLYTWRWGLDRLLLGTILPPALAGDDAGLFGGLLPHTSAQGQLGEILARFADFYDALDALAREWARPAAPAEWAQRFHLACDRLFLAEGDDEAALELLREAFAELIEDAELAGFEQAVGLGVARDWLLRKLSISSSQGFLSGGVTFCAMVPMRSIPFQVLCLVGMNDGAYPRDERPVSFDLVARHPKRGDRSRRFDDRYLFLEAILSARRRLYLSYVGQSARSGEPLPPSPLLSELLETLSAMCGDDMAARLILRHPLQPFAPQAYDGADARLASFEPAFAAALAAPSAEPKPFVAPLPDEDIAVVINLHDFIRFWQNPARAWLADRLALQVGRWDEALPAREPFAMERDASQALRRQLVDAMLHRKPPEPVRQRVAAAGLLPCGELGQAWLQEEGRASVRLAGRLPRALAEETLPPQPVHLEIGGLTLVGELYGLRPEGRLHFIVGKMNAAQRVEFWLTHLILCAARPEGIACHSACYDDAGSIVLADEIDAAGLLAPWLARWRQGQAQPLPFFGRTSWAYAEALAKNPEALDKALAAAWQKWEPNFILGDGVAQKDEPAIALAFRHQSPLEDPLFAQLAETLLLPLAERLLGGEA, encoded by the coding sequence ATGCTGTTTCTCTACCAATCCAACCGCCTTGAGCAACTGGGCGAACTATTCTGCGGCATGACTCAGTCCATGCCGCTGGCCGACCCCTTCGCCGCCGAAACGGTGATCGTGCAGAGCCGCGACATGGGGCGCTGGATCACGCTGGACGTGGCGCGCAAGGCCGGCGTGGCGGCCAATATCGATTTCGTGCTGCCGGCGGCCTTCGCCTGGCGGCTGATGCAGAAAGTGATGCCGGACCTGCCGCGCAAATCCGCCTTCGTGCCCGAGGTGCTGACTTGGCGTTTGCTGGCGCTGCTGCCTGGCCTGGAGGGCGAGCCCTTCGGCCCGGTGCTGCATTATCTGGAGGGCGGCGAGGGCGCGGCCTTTGAGCTGGCCGGCAAGATAGCCGACATCTTCGACCAATACCTGGTGTTCCGCCCGGAGTGGATACGCGCCTGGGAGGCGGGCGAGCTATTGGGCCTGGGCGAGGACGAAGCCTGGCAGGCGGCGCTGTGGCGGCGGCTGGCCGCGAGCGACCCGAGCCGCCACCGGGTGCGCATGCTGGACCAGTTCTTCGCCGAGTTGAAAACCGAGCACCTGCCGCCGCGGGTGACGCTGTTCGGCATCGCCAGCCTGGCGCCCATGTATCTGGCCCTGGTCAAGCGGCTGTCCGAGCTGACCGACGTCTGCCTGTTCACGCTCAATCCCTGCGAGGCGTATTGGGGCGATATCGTGGACGCGCGCCGCTTGCTCAAGCTCAGGCAGAGCGGCGACCTGTTCGCCACCCAGGGCCATCCGCTGCTGGCATCGCTGGGCAAGCAGGGGCGCGACTTTTTCGAATTGATCGCCGAAGACGCCGAACTGGACGCGCGGCCCTTGTTCGCCGCGCCCAAGGGCGGCAGCCTGCTGTCCCGTTTGCAGCGCGACATCCTGGAGCTCAACGATCCGGCGCAGCTGCCGCGGCCTGTCGACGCCGGCGACGATTCGGTCGAGGCGCATGCCTGCCACGGCCCCATGCGCGAGCTGGAGGTGCTGAAGGACAGGCTGCTCTCGATGTTCGCCGCCGATCCCAAACTCAGCCCGGCCGACGTGGCGGTGCTGACGCCGGACATCAACGCCTACGCGCCCTATATCGATGCGGTGTTCGGCCGCCGCGACGACGCGCCCAATATCCCCTACAGCATCGCCGACCGCCGCATCGAGCGCGAGCAGCCCTTGCTGTCCACCTTCGCCGCCGCGCTGAAGCTGGCCGATTCGCGCTTCGCCGCCGACGCGGTGCTGGCGCTGCTGGATTGCCCGGCCTTGTTGGCGCGTTTCGGCCTCGCCGACGCCGACCTCGCCTTCATCCAGGATTGGGTGCGCCAGGCCGGCATACGCTGGGGGCGGGACGCGGCGCACAAGGCGGCGCTGGGGCTGCCGGCCGAACCGCTCTACACCTGGCGCTGGGGGCTGGACCGCCTGCTGTTGGGCACGATATTGCCCCCGGCCCTGGCAGGCGACGACGCTGGCTTGTTCGGCGGCCTGTTGCCGCATACCTCCGCCCAAGGACAGTTGGGCGAGATCCTGGCGCGTTTCGCCGATTTTTACGATGCCTTGGACGCGCTGGCGCGCGAATGGGCGCGGCCGGCCGCGCCGGCGGAATGGGCGCAACGCTTTCACCTGGCCTGCGACCGGCTGTTCCTGGCCGAGGGCGACGACGAGGCCGCGCTGGAGCTGCTGCGCGAAGCCTTCGCCGAGTTGATCGAAGACGCCGAGCTGGCCGGTTTCGAGCAGGCCGTGGGCCTGGGCGTGGCGCGCGACTGGCTGCTGCGCAAATTGTCGATCTCGTCCAGCCAGGGTTTTCTGTCCGGCGGCGTGACTTTCTGCGCCATGGTGCCGATGCGCTCGATACCGTTCCAGGTGCTGTGCCTGGTCGGCATGAACGACGGCGCTTACCCGCGCGACGAGCGCCCGGTCAGCTTCGACCTGGTGGCGCGCCACCCCAAGCGCGGCGACCGTTCGCGCCGCTTCGACGACCGCTATCTGTTCCTGGAAGCCATCCTGTCGGCGCGGCGCAGGCTGTATCTGTCTTATGTCGGCCAGTCGGCGCGCAGCGGCGAGCCCTTGCCGCCGTCGCCGCTGTTGTCCGAACTATTGGAGACGCTGTCGGCGATGTGCGGCGATGACATGGCGGCGCGGCTGATCCTGCGCCACCCGCTGCAACCGTTCGCGCCGCAGGCTTATGACGGCGCCGACGCGCGGCTGGCCAGTTTCGAGCCCGCCTTCGCCGCCGCGCTGGCCGCGCCGTCGGCCGAGCCCAAGCCCTTCGTCGCGCCGCTGCCGGACGAGGACATCGCCGTAGTGATCAATCTGCATGACTTCATCCGCTTCTGGCAGAACCCGGCGCGCGCCTGGCTGGCCGACCGCCTGGCCTTGCAGGTAGGGCGCTGGGACGAGGCTCTGCCGGCGCGCGAGCCCTTCGCGATGGAGCGCGACGCCAGCCAGGCGCTGCGCCGCCAGCTGGTGGACGCGATGCTGCATCGCAAGCCGCCGGAGCCGGTGCGGCAGCGAGTGGCGGCGGCCGGACTGCTGCCTTGCGGCGAGCTGGGCCAGGCCTGGCTGCAAGAAGAGGGGCGGGCCAGCGTGCGGCTGGCCGGCCGTTTGCCGCGCGCATTGGCCGAGGAAACGCTGCCGCCGCAGCCGGTGCATCTGGAGATAGGCGGTTTGACTTTGGTGGGCGAACTGTATGGCCTGCGGCCGGAAGGGCGCTTGCACTTCATTGTCGGCAAAATGAACGCGGCGCAGCGCGTCGAATTCTGGCTGACGCACCTGATCTTGTGCGCGGCGCGGCCGGAAGGCATCGCCTGTCACAGCGCCTGTTACGACGACGCCGGCAGCATCGTGCTGGCGGACGAGATTGACGCCGCCGGTCTGCTGGCGCCGTGGCTGGCGCGCTGGCGGCAGGGCCAGGCCCAGCCCTTGCCTTTCTTCGGCCGCACCAGTTGGGCCTATGCCGAGGCGCTGGCCAAGAACCCGGAGGCGCTGGACAAGGCGCTGGCCGCGGCCTGGCAGAAATGGGAGCCCAATTTCATTCTCGGTGACGGGGTGGCGCAGAAGGACGAGCCGGCGATCGCGCTGGCCTTCCGCCATCAGTCGCCATTGGAGGACCCCTTGTTCGCCCAATTGGCCGAGACCCTGCTGCTGCCCTTGGCAGAGCGACTGCTGGGAGGAGAGGCATGA
- the recB gene encoding exodeoxyribonuclease V subunit beta: protein MNAPLALDALHCPLAGVNLIEASAGTGKTWTIAALFVRLLLEERDGAPPPAIDQVLVVTYTKAATAELRERLRKRLAEMLAVLEGKADGDDFLCALAERMPEGPARELARQRLTAAVNGFDAAAIYTIHGFCQRVLTDAAFESGQTFQAELVEDDAARLAEIVDDFWRRRIVAEPLLAQVLVEQGETPEAWLAEIRPYLSKPYLQLRAPDAARLDTAQRLAFERWQALAGDTAAVEEGLALFLSHPGFKANIYRPDTMARVADNLRGWLAQPAALPELDSDSRKLLDRLRPEALAKGMKKGCESPSHVLFERLEDWLAAWDRYMEQVAHSLAGLKLELIAWTNEELARRRGAERSRSFDDLLTDLGAALAHPATGPLLAAQVAESFAVALIDEFQDTDPTQYRIFRRCFVEEGRPVFLVGDPKQAIYSFRGADIFAYLAARHDAERHYTLDTNRRSDEPLVATVNALFGRELPFLLDGIAYQPVAAQPSSGGRLEVDDDRAPFNAQWLQAGDKAMNKESAEQAAAEACADEIARLLTLALEDKAAIVKGAARRPLAGGDIAVLVATHSQGDRVRTELRERGVASVALTQESVFASREAEELQALLSAWAEPVNEGRLRRALATELAGLDAAELKAELEDESRWERHLAKNGDDHQQWREHGFMSAWRHYLARERVAERLLPLPDGERRLTNLGHLAELIQQESESRQGMAPLLAWFAGRVADPPRGEDAVLRLESDAALVKIVTVHTSKGLQYPVVFCPFLWNGALERRGAAFWSYHVGEEPWLAPEVTADERVRLAARSEMLAEKLRLLYVALTRAQYRQYIAWGWVKDLPTAALSWLLHAARARSLAELETLELDAPLVEAQLRDFLVGRGEAARWLAHEGRQDLRAPGGGERSYAAQAFSRKLFTPWKIASFTSLTHAAGSHLAEAPDYDRSAAAKPEEAAQEPCFDRFRFPRGAKAGVCLHEIFEKIGFGDEEQTIRDVTAQVLQRHGFGEEWLEAGCDLILGCLNAEQAPGARLRDVADSKRLIELEFTLPVKQLDVKALIAALQKPEHGLAEPFRLAAAGLEFASVRGFLKGFVDLVCEIDGRVYLIDYKSNHLGDAYDDYHEDNLAAAVAREHYYLQYLIYLVALRRYFAARGVDWEGRFGGVRYLFLRGMGAQGGGVWADAPSKALLDALDELLA from the coding sequence ATGAACGCGCCGCTTGCGCTGGACGCGCTGCATTGCCCGCTCGCGGGCGTCAATCTGATCGAGGCTTCGGCCGGCACCGGCAAGACCTGGACCATCGCCGCCCTGTTTGTGCGGCTGTTGCTGGAAGAGCGCGACGGCGCGCCGCCGCCGGCGATAGACCAGGTGCTGGTGGTGACCTATACCAAGGCGGCCACGGCGGAATTGCGCGAACGGCTGCGCAAGCGGCTGGCCGAGATGCTGGCCGTGCTGGAGGGCAAGGCCGACGGCGATGACTTTCTGTGCGCCTTGGCTGAGCGGATGCCGGAAGGCCCGGCGCGCGAGCTGGCGCGGCAGCGTCTGACCGCGGCGGTGAATGGCTTCGACGCCGCCGCCATCTACACCATCCACGGCTTCTGCCAACGGGTGCTGACCGACGCCGCCTTCGAGAGCGGCCAGACCTTCCAGGCCGAGCTGGTGGAGGATGATGCGGCGCGCTTGGCTGAAATCGTCGACGACTTCTGGCGCCGCCGCATCGTCGCCGAGCCCTTGCTGGCCCAGGTGCTGGTGGAGCAGGGCGAAACGCCGGAAGCCTGGCTGGCCGAGATCCGCCCTTATCTGTCCAAACCCTATTTGCAGCTGCGCGCGCCGGACGCCGCCAGGCTGGATACGGCGCAAAGGCTGGCTTTCGAACGCTGGCAAGCACTGGCGGGAGACACTGCGGCGGTGGAGGAGGGGCTGGCGCTGTTCCTGTCCCACCCCGGTTTCAAGGCCAATATCTACCGGCCCGACACCATGGCGCGCGTTGCCGATAATCTGCGCGGCTGGCTGGCTCAGCCTGCCGCGTTGCCGGAGCTGGACAGCGACAGCCGCAAGCTGTTGGACAGGCTGCGGCCGGAGGCCTTGGCCAAGGGCATGAAGAAAGGCTGCGAGTCGCCATCCCATGTCTTGTTCGAGCGGCTGGAAGACTGGCTGGCGGCTTGGGACCGCTATATGGAGCAAGTGGCCCACTCCCTGGCCGGGCTGAAGCTGGAGCTGATCGCCTGGACCAATGAGGAACTGGCGCGGCGGCGCGGCGCGGAGCGCAGCCGCAGCTTCGACGATCTGTTGACCGACCTGGGCGCGGCGCTGGCGCATCCGGCCACCGGGCCGCTGCTGGCGGCGCAGGTGGCGGAGAGTTTCGCGGTGGCGCTGATCGACGAATTCCAGGATACCGATCCGACGCAATACCGCATCTTCCGCCGCTGTTTCGTCGAGGAGGGGCGGCCGGTGTTCCTGGTGGGCGACCCCAAGCAGGCGATCTACAGCTTCCGCGGCGCGGACATCTTCGCCTATCTGGCGGCCCGCCACGACGCCGAGCGCCACTACACGCTGGACACCAACCGCCGCTCCGACGAGCCGCTGGTGGCCACCGTCAACGCGCTGTTCGGCCGCGAGCTGCCTTTCCTGCTCGACGGCATCGCCTATCAGCCGGTGGCGGCCCAGCCTTCGTCCGGCGGCCGGCTGGAGGTGGATGACGATCGCGCGCCGTTCAATGCGCAGTGGCTGCAGGCCGGCGACAAGGCGATGAACAAGGAAAGCGCCGAGCAGGCGGCGGCGGAGGCCTGCGCCGACGAAATCGCCCGGCTGTTGACCTTGGCTCTGGAGGATAAGGCCGCCATCGTCAAGGGCGCGGCGCGGCGGCCCTTGGCCGGCGGCGACATCGCGGTGCTGGTGGCCACCCACTCGCAAGGCGACCGGGTGCGGACCGAGCTGCGCGAGCGCGGCGTGGCCAGCGTGGCCTTGACGCAGGAGAGCGTGTTCGCCAGCCGCGAGGCGGAGGAGCTGCAGGCCTTGTTGTCCGCCTGGGCCGAGCCCGTCAACGAGGGCCGGCTGAGGCGCGCGCTGGCCACCGAGCTGGCCGGCCTGGACGCCGCCGAGCTGAAAGCCGAACTGGAGGATGAAAGCCGCTGGGAGCGCCATTTGGCGAAAAACGGCGACGATCATCAGCAATGGCGCGAACACGGCTTCATGTCCGCCTGGCGGCATTACCTGGCCCGCGAGCGCGTGGCCGAGCGCCTGCTGCCGCTGCCGGATGGCGAGCGGCGGCTGACCAATCTGGGCCATCTGGCCGAATTGATCCAGCAGGAGAGCGAAAGCCGCCAAGGCATGGCGCCGCTGTTGGCCTGGTTCGCCGGCCGGGTGGCGGATCCGCCGCGCGGCGAAGACGCGGTGCTGCGCCTGGAAAGCGACGCGGCGCTGGTGAAGATCGTCACCGTCCACACTTCCAAGGGTTTGCAGTACCCGGTGGTGTTCTGCCCGTTTTTATGGAATGGCGCGCTGGAGCGGCGCGGCGCGGCGTTCTGGAGCTATCACGTCGGCGAGGAGCCGTGGCTGGCGCCGGAAGTGACGGCGGACGAGCGCGTCAGACTGGCGGCGCGCAGCGAGATGCTGGCGGAGAAGCTGCGGCTCTTGTACGTGGCGCTGACCCGCGCCCAGTATCGGCAATACATCGCCTGGGGTTGGGTGAAGGATTTACCGACGGCGGCCTTGTCCTGGCTGCTGCACGCTGCGCGGGCGCGCAGCTTGGCGGAACTGGAGACGCTGGAGCTGGACGCGCCGTTGGTGGAGGCGCAGCTGCGCGATTTCCTAGTTGGCCGCGGCGAGGCGGCGCGCTGGCTGGCCCACGAAGGCCGGCAGGATTTGCGCGCGCCGGGCGGCGGGGAGCGGAGCTATGCCGCGCAAGCTTTCAGCCGCAAGTTGTTCACGCCATGGAAAATCGCCAGCTTTACTTCGCTGACGCATGCCGCCGGCAGCCATCTGGCGGAAGCGCCCGATTACGACCGCTCGGCCGCGGCGAAGCCGGAGGAGGCCGCGCAGGAGCCATGCTTTGACCGGTTCCGCTTTCCGCGCGGCGCCAAGGCCGGGGTGTGCCTGCATGAGATATTCGAAAAAATCGGTTTTGGCGATGAAGAGCAAACCATACGCGACGTCACCGCGCAGGTATTGCAGCGCCATGGTTTTGGCGAGGAATGGCTGGAAGCCGGCTGCGATCTGATTCTGGGCTGCTTGAACGCCGAGCAGGCACCCGGCGCGCGGCTGCGCGACGTGGCGGACAGCAAGCGGCTGATCGAGCTGGAATTCACCCTGCCGGTGAAGCAACTGGATGTGAAGGCGCTGATCGCCGCGCTGCAAAAGCCCGAGCATGGCTTGGCCGAGCCTTTCCGCCTGGCCGCCGCGGGTTTGGAGTTTGCTTCGGTGCGCGGTTTTCTCAAGGGCTTTGTCGATCTGGTGTGCGAAATCGACGGACGCGTTTATTTGATCGACTACAAGTCCAATCACCTGGGCGATGCCTACGATGATTATCATGAGGATAATCTGGCCGCCGCGGTAGCCCGCGAGCATTATTATCTGCAATACCTGATTTACTTGGTGGCGTTGCGCCGTTATTTCGCGGCGCGCGGCGTGGATTGGGAGGGCCGTTTCGGCGGCGTGCGCTATCTGTTTTTGCGTGGCATGGGCGCGCAAGGGGGCGGAGTGTGGGCGGATGCGCCCTCGAAAGCGCTGTTGGACGCTTTGGATGAATTGTTGGCATGA